A stretch of the Psychroserpens sp. Hel_I_66 genome encodes the following:
- a CDS encoding T9SS type A sorting domain-containing protein translates to MKKSLLFIFSIMAYIGYAQCTDPVITDFECSQPSHPITGALVTVPNTVSGGINTSPNIGEYTDNGNDGFDALVVDYGAPIDLSTNNQLKVKFYSTTSVQILAKLEGGSNPEIFSDFSAVNTWQEFTFDFSAFAGQGNNKVVLFFNPNVITGTADVYYIDDFLFDSLATPPCEQPVITNFECSAPSNTIIGALVNIPNPVSGGINTSANVGQYTDDGTAGFDALVVDYGMPIDLSSNNILKLKFYSPTSVQILAKLEGGSNPEIYSDFSAVNTWEEFTFDFSAFAGQGNTKVVLFVNPTVTSGTPSDIYYIDDLLFDTTLSLNNVSLNNNTVKVYPNPAREILNIFSSENIENYKIFDILGKNVASTSTEMISNEISISHLKDGIYFIRLNTATSSSVIKFIKK, encoded by the coding sequence ATGAAAAAATCTTTACTTTTTATTTTTAGCATTATGGCTTATATAGGTTATGCACAATGTACAGATCCTGTAATAACAGACTTCGAATGCTCTCAACCTTCTCATCCAATTACTGGTGCATTGGTTACGGTACCAAATACGGTTTCTGGAGGCATAAATACCAGCCCTAACATTGGGGAATATACAGATAATGGCAACGACGGTTTTGATGCGCTGGTTGTTGATTACGGAGCGCCAATAGACTTATCTACAAATAATCAATTGAAGGTTAAATTCTACTCTACAACTTCAGTACAGATTTTAGCTAAACTGGAAGGTGGTAGTAATCCAGAAATTTTTTCAGATTTTAGCGCTGTAAATACATGGCAAGAATTTACGTTTGATTTCAGTGCTTTTGCAGGACAAGGCAATAACAAAGTTGTACTCTTTTTTAATCCTAATGTTATCACAGGTACAGCAGATGTTTATTATATAGACGACTTCTTATTCGATTCACTAGCTACTCCTCCTTGTGAACAACCAGTTATAACAAACTTTGAATGTTCTGCACCATCAAATACTATTATTGGAGCGTTGGTAAACATACCCAACCCAGTATCTGGAGGAATTAACACAAGTGCAAATGTTGGACAATATACAGATGATGGTACAGCTGGTTTTGACGCATTGGTAGTAGATTATGGCATGCCAATAGATTTATCTTCAAACAATATTTTAAAGCTGAAATTCTATTCGCCAACATCTGTACAAATCCTAGCCAAATTGGAAGGTGGCAGTAATCCAGAAATCTATTCAGATTTTAGTGCAGTTAATACTTGGGAGGAATTCACTTTTGACTTTAGTGCATTTGCGGGACAAGGCAATACAAAAGTTGTATTATTTGTAAACCCAACTGTTACTTCAGGAACACCTTCTGACATATATTATATAGATGACTTATTGTTTGATACGACTCTGTCCCTCAACAATGTGTCTTTAAATAACAATACAGTAAAGGTATATCCAAATCCAGCAAGAGAGATTTTAAACATCTTTTCTTCAGAAAATATTGAAAACTATAAGATTTTCGATATTCTAGGAAAAAATGTCGCTTCAACTAGTACAGAAATGATATCTAATGAAATTTCAATTAGTCATTTAAAAGATGGTATCTATTTTATTAGACTCAATACTGCCACCTCTAGCTCGGTAATTAAGTTTATTAAAAAATAA